A region from the Gemmatimonadaceae bacterium genome encodes:
- a CDS encoding sigma-54 dependent transcriptional regulator has protein sequence MKHTNAKILIADDEQAITSGLSAILTDEGYTVDIAPDGQKALERLANDRYGVALADLKMPKLDGLALLRELQQRRIATECIIITGQATVDSAVQAMQQGAYDYIEKPLNADKLNRLKALIPKALEKFEVQEKNRELTSRLEGLTHYGELTGQSEVMRGVYQVIDAVAPSTASVLILGESGTGKELVARALHSKSERASGPFFALNCAALPKEILENELFGHEKGAFTGSVNEKPGAFEMASGGTIFLDEVAEMSPDIQVKLLRALETRQVRRLGGKKEISVDIRIVAATNKDLQQAITDGDIREDLYYRLAVVEISLPPLRERTEDIHLLATEFLARYAEQNGKKIADFDDAAWGWILAYHWPGNVRELKNAVERAVIMARGDAISLSDVMPRHLRDSGVAPTSVTIPVGASATEGRRLLALQTFASTSGDMDKTSKLLGISGDDVRRDLMSFLSGEMQPPPTATLTTATPAAHAADDTTTNGRAKADLPQERVLASVKKPLARKR, from the coding sequence ATGAAACACACGAACGCGAAGATTCTGATTGCGGACGACGAGCAGGCGATTACGTCAGGCCTGAGCGCCATTCTGACCGACGAGGGGTACACGGTCGACATCGCCCCGGACGGCCAGAAAGCGCTCGAGCGGCTGGCCAACGATCGCTACGGGGTGGCGCTCGCCGACTTGAAGATGCCCAAACTCGACGGTTTGGCGCTGCTTCGTGAGCTACAGCAACGCCGAATTGCCACGGAATGCATCATCATCACCGGGCAGGCCACCGTGGACTCGGCTGTCCAGGCGATGCAACAAGGCGCATACGACTACATCGAAAAGCCGCTCAACGCGGACAAGCTCAACCGACTCAAGGCGTTGATTCCCAAGGCCCTCGAGAAGTTCGAGGTCCAGGAAAAGAACCGCGAGCTCACGTCGCGGCTCGAGGGACTCACCCACTATGGCGAGCTCACCGGCCAGTCGGAGGTGATGCGGGGCGTCTACCAGGTCATCGACGCGGTCGCTCCGTCCACGGCGAGCGTGCTCATCCTCGGCGAGTCCGGCACCGGCAAGGAGCTGGTCGCCCGGGCACTGCACAGCAAGAGCGAGCGGGCCAGCGGGCCGTTCTTCGCGCTGAACTGCGCCGCGCTGCCGAAGGAGATTCTCGAAAACGAGTTGTTCGGCCACGAGAAGGGCGCGTTCACCGGCTCGGTAAACGAGAAACCCGGCGCGTTCGAAATGGCGAGCGGCGGCACGATTTTCCTCGACGAAGTCGCTGAGATGTCGCCGGACATTCAGGTCAAGCTGCTTCGCGCACTCGAGACGCGGCAGGTTCGCCGCCTCGGCGGAAAGAAAGAGATCTCCGTCGATATCCGCATTGTCGCGGCGACGAACAAGGATCTGCAGCAAGCGATCACCGACGGAGACATCCGCGAGGATCTCTACTACCGTCTCGCGGTCGTCGAGATCTCCCTGCCGCCGCTGCGCGAGCGGACGGAAGACATCCATCTCCTCGCCACCGAGTTTCTCGCGCGGTACGCCGAGCAGAACGGAAAGAAGATCGCCGACTTCGACGATGCGGCGTGGGGGTGGATCCTCGCGTACCACTGGCCGGGGAACGTGCGCGAGTTGAAGAACGCGGTCGAGCGCGCGGTGATCATGGCGCGCGGCGACGCGATCAGTCTGAGCGACGTGATGCCGCGACATCTGCGCGACTCGGGTGTGGCCCCGACCTCGGTGACGATCCCAGTCGGCGCGAGCGCCACGGAAGGGCGGCGGTTGCTCGCGCTGCAAACGTTCGCGTCCACGTCGGGCGACATGGACAAGACGTCCAAGCTCCTGGGGATCAGCGGGGACGACGTGCGACGAGACCTGATGTCGTTCCTGAGCGGCGAGATGCAGCCGCCTCCCACAGCGACGCTGACGACCGCGACGCCCGCCGCTCACGCCGCGGACGACACAACGACCAACGGCCGGGCGAAAGCCGACCTTCCACAAGAGCGCGTCTTGGCTTCGGTGAAGAAGCCGTTGGCGCGCAAACGCTAA
- a CDS encoding MBL fold metallo-hydrolase translates to MKLTFLGTGTSFGVPKIGCRCAVCTSPDPRDKRNRVGAVVENFHGTRLLIDTPPELRLQLIAAAIDRVDAVAYTHSHADHTHGIDDLRAITVNREAPLPIYGPKETLDELESKFRYIFDDQIRPLPGTSKPEGKAHPVAAGVPFMVGDMEVLPVGVPHGAVTVFAYRIGPLAYVTDAKSLPPDALRLLAGAKVLVINALFRTEHPTHLSLPEAVSAARQVGAERTYLTHLTHDNFHADLEAELPHGITPAFDGLVVRVD, encoded by the coding sequence GTGAAACTCACCTTCCTCGGCACCGGCACCAGTTTCGGCGTCCCCAAGATTGGGTGTCGCTGCGCGGTGTGTACGTCGCCGGATCCGCGCGACAAGCGAAATCGCGTCGGCGCGGTCGTGGAGAACTTTCACGGGACTCGGCTTCTCATCGACACGCCGCCGGAACTGCGCCTCCAGCTGATCGCCGCGGCAATCGACCGCGTCGACGCGGTTGCCTACACGCATAGCCACGCCGATCACACGCACGGCATCGACGACTTGCGGGCGATCACGGTGAATCGTGAGGCGCCGCTTCCGATTTATGGGCCGAAGGAGACGCTGGACGAGCTGGAGTCGAAGTTCCGCTACATCTTCGACGATCAAATCCGGCCTTTGCCCGGGACGTCGAAGCCCGAAGGAAAGGCGCATCCGGTCGCCGCAGGCGTTCCGTTCATGGTCGGCGACATGGAAGTGCTGCCGGTCGGGGTGCCTCACGGAGCTGTCACGGTCTTTGCATATCGAATCGGGCCGTTGGCGTACGTCACGGATGCCAAGTCGCTTCCACCCGACGCGCTCCGCTTGCTGGCCGGCGCGAAGGTGCTCGTGATCAACGCCCTCTTTCGAACGGAACATCCTACGCACCTGAGTCTCCCCGAGGCGGTGAGCGCCGCGCGTCAAGTCGGAGCGGAGCGCACCTATCTCACGCACCTCACGCACGACAATTTCCACGCGGACCTCGAGGCAGAGCTGCCGCACGGCATTACGCCGGCGTTCGACGGTCTGGTGGTTCGCGTCGACTGA
- a CDS encoding glucose-6-phosphate isomerase gives MTLDLDFSNMMGDVVGGGITTADWTSAPNAFRAAHDTFGKRRAAGELGFLALPDDTELHKQSSDFAASAKGKYDDVVVLGIGGSALGPIALRTALLAPDWNALTDAERAGNPRLHVLDNVDPYTIAALLDRLSLERSLFVVISKSGGTAETMAQYLVVRDRLNKGTKDAKAHLVFVTDPKNGALREIANSEGIPAVDIPPAVGGRYSVLTPVGILPAALTGMDTAQLLAGAHDIAAGCTGKDLSKNPAALFATLQYLADSTAGRHIHVLMPYSDPLRNLADWFVQLWAESLGKHRQPGDHGVGPTPLAALGATDQHSKVQLFMEGPLDKTVTFIAVRESPSDVTIPSLHSDVKELGYLGGHRLGELLSIEQRATAGALARRGRLSMTIHIDRVDAWHLGALFMLLEIATIYAGALYGVNPLDQPGVELGKQFTYAQLGRVDAEQARKEWNLLPKPDARYAWKAEGR, from the coding sequence ATGACGCTCGATCTCGATTTCTCGAACATGATGGGGGATGTCGTCGGCGGTGGGATCACGACGGCCGATTGGACGTCCGCCCCCAACGCGTTCAGAGCAGCGCACGACACGTTCGGCAAGCGAAGAGCCGCGGGTGAGCTCGGTTTTCTTGCCCTCCCCGACGACACGGAGCTTCACAAGCAGTCCAGTGATTTCGCCGCCAGCGCGAAGGGCAAGTATGATGACGTCGTCGTGCTTGGCATCGGCGGCTCGGCATTGGGCCCCATCGCGCTGCGCACCGCGCTGCTCGCGCCCGACTGGAACGCGCTGACCGACGCGGAACGCGCCGGAAATCCGCGCCTTCATGTGCTCGACAACGTCGACCCGTACACCATCGCCGCGCTGCTCGATCGCCTCTCGCTCGAACGGTCGCTGTTCGTCGTGATCTCCAAGTCGGGTGGCACGGCCGAGACGATGGCGCAGTATCTCGTCGTGCGCGATCGGTTGAACAAGGGAACGAAGGACGCGAAAGCGCATCTCGTGTTCGTCACCGATCCCAAGAACGGCGCGCTGCGAGAGATCGCGAACTCCGAGGGGATTCCCGCGGTCGATATTCCGCCGGCCGTCGGCGGGCGCTACAGCGTGCTCACGCCGGTCGGGATTCTTCCGGCGGCTTTGACGGGGATGGACACCGCCCAGCTTCTCGCGGGAGCGCACGACATCGCCGCGGGCTGCACGGGAAAAGACCTGTCGAAGAATCCGGCGGCGCTCTTCGCGACGCTCCAATACCTCGCGGACTCGACCGCCGGCCGGCACATCCACGTGCTGATGCCGTATTCCGACCCGCTGCGCAATCTCGCCGACTGGTTCGTGCAGCTTTGGGCAGAGAGTCTCGGTAAGCATCGGCAACCCGGCGACCATGGAGTCGGTCCGACGCCGCTTGCCGCGTTGGGCGCGACCGACCAGCACAGCAAGGTGCAGCTCTTCATGGAAGGGCCACTCGACAAAACGGTCACGTTCATCGCCGTTCGTGAATCACCGTCGGACGTGACCATTCCTTCGCTACATTCAGATGTGAAGGAGCTCGGCTACCTCGGCGGGCACCGACTGGGCGAGCTGTTGTCGATCGAACAGCGAGCGACTGCCGGCGCGCTCGCGAGGCGCGGTCGGCTGAGTATGACGATCCATATCGATCGTGTGGACGCGTGGCATTTGGGCGCGCTGTTCATGCTGCTGGAGATCGCAACGATATACGCGGGCGCGCTCTACGGAGTGAATCCGCTCGACCAGCCGGGCGTGGAGCTCGGCAAGCAGTTCACCTACGCGCAACTCGGCCGCGTCGACGCGGAACAGGCGCGGAAGGAATGGAATCTGTTGCCGAAGCCGGATGCGAGGTATGCCTGGAAGGCGGAGGGCCGATAG
- a CDS encoding class II fructose-bisphosphate aldolase, whose amino-acid sequence MNSIESLNELFGADVKVRDGRVTVKNADAVATAAMDTLVRAAVFESGPEKEHARWLIWEIAQAVGVIPSSIHELYKARGRGACHGFTVPAINVRGMAYNTARSIFRTALAKKAGAFILEIARSEIAYTDQRPGEYVAVVLAAAIREGFRGPVFIQGDHFQVNAKKYAADPKPEVDAVKALAREAIAAGFFNIDIDTSTLVDISKSTLDEQQRLNCEVGADIFKTVRELEPDGITISIGGEIGEIGTQNSTAEELRAYVDGLIRRLPKGEVGLSKISVQSGTSHGGVVLPDGSIADVKLDFDTLERLSKVARDEYGLAGAVQHGASTLPETAFHNFPKCETAEIHLATNFQNMLFDHIPDSLRAEIYKWLDENAKDERKPKDSDEQFYYKTRKKALGPFKRKFWDLPEATRAALDAAYDQKFGFLFDQLAIGDTAPMVARFVKPIAIHRDDPTRAVSVAAAPDDAELSD is encoded by the coding sequence ATGAACTCAATCGAATCGCTCAACGAATTGTTCGGCGCTGACGTCAAGGTCCGCGACGGCCGCGTGACGGTGAAGAACGCTGATGCCGTCGCGACGGCGGCGATGGACACGCTGGTGAGGGCGGCGGTCTTCGAGTCCGGGCCGGAGAAGGAGCATGCGCGCTGGCTGATCTGGGAAATCGCGCAGGCAGTCGGAGTGATACCGTCATCGATTCACGAGTTGTACAAGGCCCGCGGGCGCGGTGCGTGTCACGGGTTCACCGTGCCCGCGATCAACGTGCGCGGGATGGCGTACAACACGGCGCGATCGATCTTCCGGACGGCGCTCGCCAAGAAGGCCGGCGCGTTCATTCTCGAAATCGCGCGTTCGGAGATCGCCTACACGGACCAGCGGCCCGGCGAGTACGTCGCCGTCGTGCTGGCCGCGGCGATTCGAGAAGGGTTTCGCGGTCCGGTATTCATCCAGGGCGACCACTTCCAGGTGAACGCCAAGAAGTACGCCGCCGATCCGAAGCCCGAAGTCGACGCCGTCAAAGCGCTGGCCCGCGAAGCCATCGCCGCCGGCTTCTTCAACATCGACATCGATACGTCCACCCTCGTCGACATCTCCAAGTCGACGCTCGACGAGCAGCAGCGGCTGAATTGTGAGGTCGGCGCCGACATCTTCAAGACGGTGCGCGAGCTGGAGCCCGACGGGATCACGATTTCCATCGGCGGCGAGATCGGCGAAATCGGCACGCAAAACAGCACGGCCGAAGAACTGCGCGCCTACGTGGACGGACTGATTCGTCGTCTGCCGAAGGGCGAGGTCGGCCTGTCGAAGATCAGCGTGCAGTCCGGGACGTCGCACGGCGGCGTCGTGCTGCCCGACGGCTCGATCGCCGACGTGAAGCTCGATTTCGACACGCTCGAGCGGCTGTCGAAGGTCGCGCGCGACGAGTACGGGCTCGCCGGCGCGGTTCAACACGGAGCGTCCACGCTACCGGAAACCGCCTTCCACAATTTCCCGAAGTGCGAGACCGCCGAGATCCACCTGGCGACGAACTTCCAGAACATGTTGTTCGACCACATTCCGGATTCGCTGCGCGCCGAGATCTATAAGTGGCTCGACGAGAACGCCAAGGACGAGCGCAAGCCGAAGGATTCCGACGAACAGTTCTATTACAAGACTCGCAAAAAGGCGCTGGGCCCGTTCAAGCGAAAATTCTGGGACCTGCCCGAAGCGACGCGCGCCGCGCTCGACGCCGCGTACGACCAGAAGTTCGGTTTCCTGTTCGATCAGCTGGCCATCGGCGATACCGCACCGATGGTCGCGCGATTCGTGAAGCCCATCGCCATCCATCGCGACGATCCAACGCGTGCCGTGTCGGTGGCGGCAGCGCCGGACGACGCGGAGTTGAGCGACTGA